The Candidatus Tanganyikabacteria bacterium genomic sequence CCGTGGCCCGGCCCACGATATCGGGCAGGATCGCCACGGCGCCCAGGAAGATGGCGCCCAGGAACGTGATGCGGTTGAGCACCTGCTCGAGGAACTCGGCCGTGGGCTTGCCAGGCCGGTAGCCGGGGATGAAGTTGCCGTACTTCTTGAGGTTGTTGGCGAGTTCGGCCGGGTTGAGGACCAGGCTCGCGTAGAAGTACGTGAAGAAGATGATCAGCAGGAAGAACAGGAAGTTGTAGACGAAGCCCGACGTCGAGATGGCGGTCATCAGGCCATTCAGCGCGGCCACGAGGGCGTTCTTGATGTTATCGAGGTTCCACGCCGGCGCCGTCCAGAACTGCCAGTCCACGGGCACCAGCTTGGGCTTCGCGCCGCCCATCCAGCTCGACACCGTCAAGGGGAACAGCATCAGCGAGCTGGCGAAGATGATGGGCATGACGCCGCCCTGGTTGATCTTGAACGGGATGTAGCTCATGCGGCCCTGGTGGATGCGCCCGCCCACCTGGCGCTTGGCCGCCTGGACCGGAATGCGCCGCGCTCCCTCCTGGACGATGACGATCGCCACGAGGATGGCGAGGAAGGCGGCGGCGAGTATTCCGACCTGGAACCAGTTGTAGCTGCCGGCCGACACGCCTTCGGCGGTCTGGTTGAAGTACGTGGGCATCGCCGCCAGGATGGAGATCATGATGAGCAGCGACGCGCCGTTGCCTATCCCGCGCTCGGTGATGAGCTCGCCGAGCCACATGATGAACACCGTGCCGGCCACCAGGGTCACGAGGTTCGCCGCGAAGAACATGAACGGGAAGGGATCCTTGCCCGGCACGTGCTCAAGCACGACGCCCGATGCCCAGAGCCAGTTGGAGATGCCGATGGCCTGGATGGCCGCGAGCACGATGGTGAAGTAGCGGGTCCACTGCTGGATCTTCTTGCGGCCCGCCTCGCCGCCTTCCTTCTGCAACTCTTCCAGCTTGGGGATGACCGACGTCATGAGCTGCATGATGATGCTGGCGTTGATGTAAGGCGTGATGCCC encodes the following:
- the secY gene encoding preprotein translocase subunit SecY → MNQAQAQVQGALASLWKISGLREKILFTLLMVAIYRFGVHVPMPGVDHEKLTGLFGAGNVLGGFLDLFSGGALAKFSVFALGITPYINASIIMQLMTSVIPKLEELQKEGGEAGRKKIQQWTRYFTIVLAAIQAIGISNWLWASGVVLEHVPGKDPFPFMFFAANLVTLVAGTVFIMWLGELITERGIGNGASLLIMISILAAMPTYFNQTAEGVSAGSYNWFQVGILAAAFLAILVAIVIVQEGARRIPVQAAKRQVGGRIHQGRMSYIPFKINQGGVMPIIFASSLMLFPLTVSSWMGGAKPKLVPVDWQFWTAPAWNLDNIKNALVAALNGLMTAISTSGFVYNFLFFLLIIFFTYFYASLVLNPAELANNLKKYGNFIPGYRPGKPTAEFLEQVLNRITFLGAIFLGAVAILPDIVGRATGILTFQGLGGTALLIMVGVAIDLYNQLQTQLLSRQYEGFMK